Proteins encoded by one window of Roseibium sp. Sym1:
- a CDS encoding peroxidase family protein: MTRPLRDHPPRDQSADGFTNRLQAYVLSHFPWLWKIVMAIGPLRRLVNTYIINSAVMRARSRPSPYSSMAVHGDVDKPMAGYTSWESMTDRDWFKRHLPQKDLKDLPPLEDLRELYEVKEGEETLSEDSSVLFLSFAQWFTDGFLMTSSDDFVEVDGKRIYQNRKTHTSHHIDFNTLYGLNRAHSDAIRLKLEETGRKGRLKSETDPDTGEEYAPRYFGANGKVKPAFKDLLPPLRLKEFLETVERNEGKERADAIRQHIFAFAGERANTTPYTAMLTTLFLREHNRLCGILEKAHPSWDDERVFQTARNINIALLIKIVVEEYINHISPYYFQLSADPSVCWKAEWNKPNWIPIEFNLLYRWHSLTPDYFKVAGKSVAGEQFIYDNSHLTGIGLGKAMESASQQKAWNIGLMNTPDFLVSVELASVQQGRANHLASYNDYREAFGYGRVKTFEQITGDPRRIKALSRLYKDSVDNVELFVGLFAEDVAPRSAVPPLIGRMVALDAFSQALTNPLLSQHAFNAGTFSQEGMKVIESTSRLQQILDRNQPQAAGTYKVTMTI, translated from the coding sequence ATGACAAGACCCCTTCGCGACCATCCGCCTCGCGACCAGAGCGCCGACGGGTTTACCAACCGTCTGCAAGCCTACGTCCTCAGCCACTTTCCCTGGCTTTGGAAGATCGTCATGGCGATCGGGCCGCTGCGCCGCCTCGTCAACACCTACATCATCAACAGCGCGGTGATGCGCGCGCGCTCCCGTCCGTCGCCCTACAGTTCGATGGCCGTGCACGGGGACGTCGACAAACCGATGGCGGGCTATACATCCTGGGAGTCGATGACGGACAGGGACTGGTTCAAGCGGCATCTTCCGCAGAAGGACCTCAAGGATCTGCCGCCGCTTGAGGACCTTCGTGAACTCTACGAGGTGAAAGAAGGCGAAGAAACGCTCTCGGAAGACAGCAGTGTGCTGTTTCTCTCCTTCGCGCAATGGTTCACCGACGGCTTTCTGATGACGTCGTCGGATGATTTCGTTGAAGTTGACGGCAAGCGGATTTACCAGAACCGCAAGACACATACGTCCCACCATATCGACTTCAACACGCTTTACGGGCTCAACCGTGCGCATAGCGACGCCATTCGTCTGAAGCTGGAAGAGACAGGGCGCAAGGGGCGCCTCAAATCGGAAACGGATCCCGACACCGGCGAGGAATATGCTCCCCGGTATTTCGGGGCAAACGGCAAGGTCAAGCCGGCATTCAAGGACCTGTTGCCGCCGCTGCGCCTCAAGGAATTTCTTGAAACCGTGGAACGCAACGAAGGCAAGGAGCGCGCCGACGCGATCCGGCAGCACATTTTTGCCTTCGCGGGCGAACGCGCCAACACGACCCCATACACGGCCATGCTGACGACGCTCTTCCTTCGCGAGCACAACCGGTTGTGCGGGATCCTGGAAAAGGCGCATCCGAGCTGGGACGACGAGCGGGTTTTCCAGACCGCTCGGAATATCAACATCGCATTGCTGATCAAGATCGTCGTGGAGGAATATATCAACCACATCTCGCCGTATTATTTTCAGCTCAGCGCGGATCCCTCCGTGTGCTGGAAGGCGGAGTGGAACAAGCCGAACTGGATACCGATCGAGTTCAACCTGCTTTACCGCTGGCACAGCCTGACACCCGACTATTTCAAGGTCGCGGGCAAATCCGTCGCCGGGGAGCAGTTCATCTACGACAACAGCCACCTGACAGGCATCGGGCTGGGCAAGGCCATGGAGAGCGCCAGTCAGCAAAAGGCCTGGAACATTGGGTTGATGAACACACCCGACTTTCTTGTATCCGTCGAACTGGCGTCGGTGCAGCAGGGACGCGCCAACCATCTGGCCAGCTACAACGACTACCGGGAGGCCTTCGGCTATGGCCGTGTCAAGACGTTCGAGCAGATCACGGGGGATCCCCGCAGGATCAAGGCGTTGTCGCGCCTCTACAAGGACTCGGTTGACAACGTCGAACTGTTTGTCGGCCTGTTTGCGGAAGACGTGGCGCCTCGTTCCGCCGTTCCGCCCTTGATCGGGAGAATGGTCGCGCTTGATGCCTTTTCTCAGGCGCTGACCAATCCGCTCCTGTCCCAGCATGCGTTCAACGCCGGCACGTTCTCGCAAGAGGGCATGAAAGTGATCGAAAGCACCTCGCGGCTGCAGCAGATCCTGGATCGGAACCAGCCCCAGGCGGCAGGGACGTACAAGGTCACCATGACGATCTGA
- a CDS encoding sarcosine oxidase subunit gamma — MAKARSALKGHLVPGHFGREGTTGVTLSEVGSFCLVQVSAWPESLRSVGKEAARLAGCGEAPGPGQATAGANGTLLRIEPLKWWLISRQAPSSQLSLTAGDGAVLDLSSSRTWVTLSGADAAGLLNRFLPLDLSDRAFPPGSSASTAFHHIGVTLWPDDEGFNLLLPRSFAASLWEMLTESAAQFGYEIRSA, encoded by the coding sequence ATGGCTAAGGCAAGATCCGCCCTGAAAGGCCATCTGGTGCCCGGCCATTTCGGACGGGAGGGCACCACCGGCGTCACCCTGTCGGAGGTCGGCTCATTTTGCCTCGTCCAGGTGTCCGCCTGGCCGGAGAGCCTGCGGTCGGTCGGCAAGGAGGCCGCCCGTCTGGCCGGTTGCGGCGAAGCGCCGGGCCCGGGACAAGCGACGGCCGGGGCGAACGGAACCCTGTTGCGTATCGAACCGTTGAAATGGTGGCTGATCAGCCGGCAGGCACCGTCTTCCCAGCTCTCCCTGACCGCGGGGGACGGCGCCGTTCTGGACCTGTCATCGTCCAGAACGTGGGTAACCTTGAGCGGCGCCGATGCCGCCGGTCTGCTCAACCGCTTCCTGCCGCTCGACCTGTCGGACAGGGCCTTTCCGCCCGGCTCCAGCGCCTCCACGGCCTTTCACCACATCGGCGTCACGCTCTGGCCCGACGATGAAGGCTTCAACCTCCTCCTGCCCCGCAGCTTCGCGGCCTCGCTCTGGGAGATGCTGACGGAAAGCGCCGCACAATTCGGTTACGAAATCAGGTCGGCATAG